In the Haloferula helveola genome, one interval contains:
- the argB gene encoding acetylglutamate kinase, producing MSLQHTIDKAEALIEALPYLQSFRGKTFLIKMGGSAMEDPELVKKVMRDIVFLEVAGINPIVVHGGGKAISAAMKEAGLEAEFVGGFRRTTDEAISIVEKVLSNEINPGLVQMIREFGGKATGIPGTDVFLGEKMKVKDEAGNPVDIGRVGEVVGCQPGYLDSAHKAQIVPVISPLASELSTGRPLNINADLAAAALAKELRVTKLVFLSDVPGLMRDPSDPSTLIKSVNREQADALLQDGTISGGMIPKIRSAMDALNAGVRKVHFVDGRLPHALLLEIFTDYGIGTEVTR from the coding sequence ATGAGCCTGCAGCACACCATCGACAAAGCCGAAGCCCTGATCGAAGCCCTGCCGTACTTGCAGTCCTTCCGCGGCAAGACCTTCCTGATCAAGATGGGGGGTTCCGCCATGGAGGACCCGGAGCTGGTCAAGAAGGTGATGCGCGACATCGTTTTCCTCGAGGTGGCGGGCATCAACCCGATCGTGGTGCACGGCGGTGGCAAGGCAATCTCGGCGGCGATGAAGGAAGCCGGGCTTGAGGCCGAGTTCGTCGGTGGCTTCCGCCGGACGACCGACGAGGCGATCTCGATCGTCGAGAAGGTGCTCTCGAACGAGATCAATCCGGGCCTGGTCCAGATGATCCGCGAGTTCGGCGGCAAGGCGACCGGGATTCCCGGGACCGACGTGTTTCTCGGCGAAAAGATGAAGGTCAAGGATGAGGCCGGCAACCCGGTCGATATCGGCCGGGTGGGCGAAGTCGTCGGCTGTCAGCCGGGCTACCTCGACTCGGCCCACAAGGCGCAGATCGTGCCGGTGATTTCACCGCTGGCGTCCGAGCTCTCGACCGGCCGGCCGCTCAACATCAACGCCGACCTCGCGGCCGCGGCGCTGGCCAAGGAGCTGCGTGTCACCAAACTGGTGTTCCTTTCCGACGTGCCCGGCTTGATGAGGGATCCGTCCGATCCCTCCACCCTGATCAAGTCGGTGAACCGCGAGCAGGCCGATGCCCTGCTTCAGGACGGCACCATTTCCGGCGGGATGATTCCAAAGATCCGCAGCGCGATGGACGCGCTGAATGCCGGCGTGCGGAAGGTCCACTTTGTCGACGGCCGCCTGCCGCACGCGCTGCTGCTGGAGATCTTCACCGACTACGGCATCGGTACCGAAGTGACGCGCTAG
- a CDS encoding L-serine ammonia-lyase, which produces MISALELFTIGIGPSSSHTVGPMRAACLFVRGLPAGAGVARVKCDLYGSLASTGKGHGTDKAIILGLIGEDPETVDVDAVPAMLGKISEEKSLCLPGGCEIVFDEKRDLSFKRLKPLPLHPNGMHLVALDAADQPVAEQIFYSVGGGFVLTEEEIKAGVTVETEVPHPFGSAAELLERCRESGLSISELVLANESAFRPEAETRAALDRIWQAMQDCVKRGCESEGMLPGGLHVKRRARTIYEKLRSNSETALADPLTILDWVNLYALAVNEENAAGGRVVTAPTNGAAGILPAVMHYADRFKHSQHPDGIHRFLLTAAAIGMLYKRNASISGAEAGCQGEVGVACSMAAAGLVEYLGGTPSQCENAAEVGMEHNLGLTCDPIGGLVQIPCIERNAMGSVKAINAARLAMSGDGEHFVSLDKVIRTMRDTGRDMKSKYKETSRGGLAVNVVEC; this is translated from the coding sequence ATGATCTCGGCGCTGGAGCTATTCACGATCGGCATCGGACCTTCGTCGTCCCACACGGTCGGCCCCATGAGGGCCGCCTGCCTGTTCGTGCGCGGACTGCCCGCGGGCGCCGGCGTGGCGAGGGTGAAGTGCGACCTCTACGGATCGCTCGCCTCGACCGGCAAGGGCCACGGCACCGACAAGGCGATCATTCTCGGGCTGATCGGTGAGGATCCGGAAACCGTCGATGTCGATGCGGTGCCGGCCATGCTCGGCAAGATCTCGGAAGAGAAGAGTCTGTGCCTTCCCGGAGGTTGCGAGATTGTCTTCGATGAAAAGCGGGACCTCAGCTTCAAGCGTCTGAAGCCGCTGCCACTACACCCGAACGGCATGCATCTGGTGGCGCTCGACGCGGCCGACCAGCCGGTGGCCGAACAGATCTTCTACTCCGTCGGCGGTGGTTTCGTGCTGACCGAGGAAGAGATCAAGGCCGGTGTCACGGTCGAGACCGAGGTTCCGCATCCCTTCGGTTCCGCAGCGGAGTTGCTCGAGCGTTGCCGGGAAAGTGGCCTGAGCATCAGCGAGCTAGTGCTTGCGAATGAGTCGGCTTTCCGGCCGGAGGCCGAGACCCGTGCCGCGCTGGACCGGATCTGGCAGGCGATGCAGGACTGCGTGAAGCGCGGCTGCGAGAGCGAGGGCATGCTGCCCGGCGGCCTGCATGTGAAACGTCGCGCCCGCACGATCTACGAGAAGCTTCGTAGTAACTCCGAGACCGCGCTGGCGGATCCGCTGACGATTCTCGACTGGGTGAATCTCTACGCTCTTGCAGTTAACGAAGAGAATGCCGCCGGAGGTCGGGTAGTGACCGCGCCGACCAACGGTGCCGCGGGCATCCTGCCGGCAGTCATGCACTACGCGGACCGGTTCAAGCATTCACAGCACCCGGACGGCATCCACCGGTTCCTGCTCACGGCGGCGGCGATCGGAATGCTCTACAAACGCAACGCGTCGATCTCGGGCGCCGAGGCAGGCTGCCAGGGGGAGGTCGGTGTCGCCTGTTCGATGGCGGCGGCGGGGCTCGTCGAGTATCTCGGAGGGACGCCCTCGCAGTGCGAAAACGCGGCGGAGGTCGGAATGGAGCACAACCTCGGGCTGACCTGCGACCCGATCGGCGGTCTGGTCCAGATCCCGTGCATCGAGCGCAACGCGATGGGCTCGGTGAAGGCGATCAATGCCGCACGGCTCGCGATGAGCGGGGATGGCGAGCATTTCGTGTCGCTCGACAAGGTGATCCGGACGATGCGGGACACCGGAAGGGACATGAAAAGTAAATATAAAGAAACTTCAAGGGGTGGTCTCGCTGTAAACGTGGTAGAATGCTGA
- a CDS encoding glycoside hydrolase family 16 protein produces the protein MRLLLPLCLTALATAAPELPERDESWKLVWSAEFDDDGPPDPEVWEYERGFMRNHELQWYQPGNVSCRDGLLVIEARREDVKNPNFREGSRNWKQSRWKARYTSGSIITKPDVDFKYGRFEIRARFPALDGLWPAIWTTGHGPWPASGEIDIMEYYRGMILANTVHADARGKDKWFDSKHPISKFDSDTWNDKFHDWVMIWDEEKIAIYLDGKLLNRVELSKTFNGSGDRRNPFRAPHRLRLNLAVGGNGGDPSKTEFPQRYEVDYVRIYRQP, from the coding sequence ATGCGATTGCTTCTGCCCCTCTGCCTCACGGCGCTCGCCACCGCCGCTCCCGAACTGCCGGAGCGCGACGAATCTTGGAAGCTCGTCTGGTCGGCAGAGTTCGATGACGACGGCCCGCCCGACCCGGAGGTGTGGGAATACGAGCGCGGGTTCATGCGCAATCACGAGCTGCAATGGTACCAACCGGGCAACGTTTCGTGCCGCGACGGCCTGCTCGTGATCGAGGCCCGCCGGGAGGACGTGAAGAACCCGAACTTCCGCGAAGGCTCGAGGAATTGGAAGCAGTCGCGCTGGAAGGCGCGCTACACCTCCGGATCGATCATCACCAAGCCGGACGTCGACTTCAAATACGGCCGCTTCGAGATCCGCGCCCGCTTCCCGGCGCTCGACGGTCTCTGGCCGGCGATCTGGACGACCGGTCACGGCCCGTGGCCGGCCAGCGGCGAGATCGACATCATGGAATACTACCGGGGGATGATCCTCGCCAACACCGTCCACGCCGATGCGAGAGGCAAAGACAAGTGGTTCGACTCCAAGCACCCGATCTCGAAGTTCGATTCGGATACGTGGAACGACAAGTTTCACGACTGGGTGATGATCTGGGATGAAGAGAAGATCGCGATCTACCTCGACGGCAAGTTGCTCAACCGGGTCGAACTGTCGAAGACCTTCAACGGCAGCGGCGACCGCAGGAATCCCTTTCGCGCTCCGCACCGCCTGCGTCTGAATCTCGCGGTCGGGGGCAACGGCGGCGACCCCTCGAAGACCGAGTTCCCCCAGCGCTACGAGGTCGACTACGTCCGGATCTACCGCCAGCCCTGA
- a CDS encoding sulfatase: MRVLLFTLLTLAVASARPNLLFITVDDMNCDSVGAFGCKVEGMTPNIDRLASEGMAFDRGHVTIAICQPTRAVWMTGRYPHRSGALGFDKINPGVPCLPEALQKGGYYTAIFAKEAHVVPSRHAAFDKIVPQKALSHGRSIEGFREATREAIKAATEADKPFFIMANAADPHRPFAGAKGDPYKNVPYPRAFKPDEIPVPGFLPDLPEIRTELATYYQSVHRADAVVGGILDELEKSGQADNTLVMFMSDHGMPLPYAKTNCYYWSTVTPWIVRWPGKVEKATRDAKHFVAGIDVAPTFLDAAGLPQMDGCDGRSILPLLKGEDQADRNRVFTMMNAPFSRIPYPMRAVNDGKFLYIWNGWADGEKKFRNESMSGLTFNAMKTSEDPAVQKRAEFYLHRCREELYDLKKDPACLNNLIAEPNDDWTPRAGAMAKAMWHWMKDTEDPQRELFTEQVKPALD, from the coding sequence ATGCGAGTCCTCCTCTTCACCCTCCTCACCCTCGCGGTCGCTTCCGCGCGCCCGAACCTCCTGTTCATCACTGTCGATGACATGAACTGCGACTCGGTCGGTGCCTTCGGCTGCAAGGTCGAGGGAATGACTCCGAACATCGACCGTCTGGCGAGCGAGGGCATGGCCTTCGACCGCGGGCACGTGACCATCGCGATCTGCCAGCCGACCCGCGCCGTTTGGATGACCGGCCGCTATCCGCACCGCTCCGGGGCACTGGGTTTCGACAAAATCAACCCCGGTGTCCCATGCCTACCGGAGGCTCTGCAGAAGGGTGGCTACTACACCGCGATCTTCGCCAAGGAGGCGCATGTGGTCCCGTCACGCCACGCCGCTTTCGACAAGATCGTCCCGCAGAAGGCGCTCAGCCACGGCCGCAGCATCGAGGGTTTCCGCGAGGCCACGCGCGAGGCCATCAAGGCGGCGACGGAGGCCGACAAGCCGTTCTTCATCATGGCCAACGCGGCCGACCCTCACCGGCCTTTCGCCGGCGCCAAGGGTGACCCCTACAAGAACGTCCCCTACCCGCGTGCCTTCAAGCCGGACGAGATTCCGGTCCCCGGCTTCCTGCCTGATCTCCCCGAGATCCGCACCGAACTCGCGACCTACTACCAGTCGGTCCACCGCGCCGATGCGGTCGTTGGCGGGATCCTCGACGAGTTGGAGAAGAGCGGCCAGGCCGACAACACGCTGGTCATGTTCATGAGCGACCACGGGATGCCTCTACCCTACGCCAAGACCAACTGCTACTACTGGTCAACCGTCACGCCATGGATCGTCCGCTGGCCCGGCAAGGTGGAGAAGGCCACGCGCGACGCGAAGCATTTCGTCGCCGGCATCGACGTGGCTCCCACCTTCCTCGACGCCGCCGGCCTGCCCCAGATGGACGGCTGCGACGGGCGCAGCATCCTGCCGCTGCTGAAGGGCGAAGACCAAGCGGACCGCAACCGCGTGTTCACGATGATGAACGCGCCGTTCTCCCGCATTCCCTACCCGATGCGGGCCGTGAACGACGGCAAGTTCCTCTACATCTGGAACGGCTGGGCGGACGGCGAGAAGAAGTTCCGCAACGAGTCGATGTCGGGCCTCACGTTCAACGCGATGAAGACGTCCGAAGATCCCGCCGTTCAGAAACGCGCCGAATTTTATCTGCACCGATGCCGTGAGGAGCTCTACGACCTCAAGAAGGACCCCGCCTGCCTGAACAACCTCATCGCCGAACCCAACGACGATTGGACGCCGCGCGCCGGCGCCATGGCCAAAGCAATGTGGCACTGGATGAAGGACACCGAGGACCCCCAGCGGGAATTGTTCACCGAGCAGGTGAAGCCTGCGCTGGACTGA
- a CDS encoding phosphotransferase, which produces MAADSILTTVRQYLEFDPTDKVTLEPIKRGASGRTIVRVKTEEYEPFIGIHWTDERADNDFYPPVSHFLEKAGIHVPSIMYENLKWRVALVEDLGDEDLLALKGTPWETREPYYRSAFEQLDKLFYCRAGKTVEFNPPFDTAMYRWEQEYFFEHLMEELLRMHARELREAPEFEALAERLGGVSKHLVHRDFQSQNFLLRDEQAYWIDFQGMRRGRQEYDLASLIHDPYLDHSEEERERLMDLWEDVAEDRPAESMFRDCAIQRLMQAMGAFGNIIVNRGDDWYRQHVSAGARQLAAVVKGTEFEELLAPVLEKAAAFPA; this is translated from the coding sequence ATGGCGGCTGATTCCATTCTCACCACGGTCCGGCAGTATCTGGAGTTCGATCCGACCGACAAGGTCACGCTCGAGCCGATCAAACGCGGGGCCTCCGGGCGCACCATCGTCCGGGTGAAGACCGAGGAATACGAGCCGTTCATCGGCATCCACTGGACCGACGAGCGGGCCGACAACGACTTCTACCCGCCGGTTTCCCATTTTCTCGAGAAGGCCGGGATCCATGTGCCGTCGATCATGTATGAGAACCTCAAGTGGCGGGTGGCGCTGGTTGAGGACCTCGGCGACGAGGACCTTCTCGCGCTGAAGGGCACGCCGTGGGAAACCCGCGAGCCCTACTACCGCTCCGCCTTCGAGCAGCTCGACAAGCTCTTCTACTGCCGTGCCGGCAAGACCGTGGAGTTCAATCCGCCCTTCGATACCGCGATGTATCGTTGGGAACAGGAGTATTTCTTCGAGCATCTGATGGAGGAACTGCTGCGGATGCACGCCCGCGAACTACGGGAAGCACCGGAGTTCGAGGCGCTCGCCGAACGTCTCGGCGGGGTATCAAAACACCTCGTTCACCGAGACTTCCAATCGCAGAACTTCCTATTGAGGGACGAACAGGCATACTGGATCGATTTCCAGGGGATGCGCCGTGGCCGCCAGGAATACGATCTCGCCTCGCTGATCCACGACCCCTACCTCGACCACTCCGAAGAGGAACGCGAGCGCCTGATGGACTTGTGGGAGGACGTGGCCGAGGACCGGCCGGCCGAGAGCATGTTCCGCGACTGCGCGATCCAGCGCCTGATGCAGGCGATGGGGGCCTTCGGCAACATCATCGTGAACCGCGGGGACGACTGGTATCGCCAGCACGTTTCCGCCGGGGCGCGTCAGCTGGCGGCGGTGGTCAAGGGCACCGAGTTCGAGGAACTTCTGGCGCCCGTGCTCGAGAAGGCGGCGGCCTTCCCTGCCTGA
- the alr gene encoding alanine racemase has product MPPVSPPRAWAEIDLAALRHNLGVAREVSGCRVMAVVKAGAYGHGLEEIARVLADEDIAFFGVANVGEARRISNAGIDTRIYLLGATWSEERAEIVDREWTPCLSSLDEARHFSDLATSANKRLKCHLAVDTGMGRGGFVPEELPCLLPELEALKGIEIEGVGSHLPSADEDENFTREQFTRFAEIVAKLGGRDRFEWIHLSNSAGLLGYDNSPCNLVRPGLMLYGISPLPGHQQRLRNVMSLKSRVTLIRELPAGHGVSYGREFITERPTRVATVGAGYGDGYPRSLSGKGTEVVIQDRRFPLLGRVTMDQIMIDVTDTTVEVGDEVELFGPDVRVDELAAKAGTIAWEILTGITPRVTRVHRS; this is encoded by the coding sequence ATGCCACCTGTCTCCCCACCCCGCGCCTGGGCGGAAATCGATCTCGCCGCGCTGCGCCACAATCTCGGCGTGGCACGCGAGGTTTCGGGCTGCCGGGTGATGGCGGTGGTGAAGGCCGGGGCTTACGGCCATGGACTTGAGGAAATCGCCCGCGTGCTGGCGGATGAGGATATCGCATTCTTCGGCGTGGCGAATGTCGGCGAGGCGCGGCGTATCTCGAACGCCGGCATCGACACACGGATCTACCTGCTCGGAGCAACATGGTCCGAGGAGCGCGCCGAAATCGTCGACCGCGAGTGGACACCTTGCCTTTCGTCCCTCGACGAAGCGCGGCACTTCTCGGATCTCGCGACCTCCGCGAACAAGCGCCTCAAGTGCCACCTGGCTGTCGATACCGGCATGGGCCGTGGCGGCTTCGTGCCGGAGGAACTGCCCTGCCTGCTCCCTGAACTCGAGGCACTCAAGGGAATCGAGATCGAGGGCGTTGGATCCCACCTTCCATCAGCGGACGAAGACGAAAACTTCACTCGTGAACAGTTCACCCGCTTCGCCGAAATCGTCGCGAAGCTCGGCGGTCGCGATCGCTTCGAATGGATCCACCTCTCCAACAGCGCCGGCCTGCTCGGCTACGACAACTCCCCGTGCAACCTCGTGCGGCCCGGGCTGATGCTCTACGGCATCTCGCCGCTTCCGGGCCACCAGCAGAGGCTCCGCAACGTGATGAGTCTCAAGTCGCGCGTCACGCTGATCCGCGAGCTGCCCGCCGGACACGGCGTTTCCTACGGACGCGAGTTCATCACCGAGCGTCCGACCCGCGTCGCGACCGTCGGCGCCGGCTACGGCGACGGCTATCCGCGCAGCCTTTCCGGGAAAGGAACCGAAGTCGTCATCCAGGACCGCCGTTTTCCACTCCTTGGGCGGGTGACCATGGACCAGATCATGATCGACGTGACGGACACGACGGTCGAGGTCGGCGACGAGGTCGAGCTCTTCGGCCCGGACGTTCGCGTTGACGAACTCGCCGCCAAGGCAGGCACCATCGCGTGGGAAATCCTGACCGGGATCACACCGCGCGTGACGCGGGTCCACCGGAGTTAG